GCAGGAATCACTTGTATCAGCCAAGCACTCAAGAGATGCGGGTAAACAGGAAAAGACGGAAGGGTGCTCAGCACGTGACTCTTCACTGATGGCTTCAGCTTTGGCTTCGGCTGCTGAGAAGCCAGCGCAGGCGCCTACGTCACAGTCCACGGGCAGTGGCGAAGTCCCAGGGGAACACGTGTATCCCAACGGTACCACATTCAGGGCACGGGAAAAGAAGAGATGATACCGTTAGCTGAGGTGCATTCCTCTTGCCATTTAGGTGAGACACAAAACCATTTATAGTCACTCACAATGATTACAGAATAATTTCTGAGCACctagtgtatgtatgtgtatgtgtggggtaACCCTGCGTCAGATGGATTATGGGGCTTTACGGGAAGGGTTTTGAAGACTGTTTCTGTCCTGCTGAGGAAAGGTGATGGGCAATGCGGGTCACTGTTCGTCTAGCATAGGATTTCCTATTCAAGTGCATCTGATATGAACAGGGCATGAGAGCTGCAAAACTGGAAGATCTGACGTCAATCAATTTCACTGACTGATCATCTGGCACAGGAAGTTTCCTGCAATTTTTTAGACAAATTCTTGCTTATTTACTTTTAAGGCCTCAAAACCTTCAGAGTTACTTGTTTACTTATGCAAAAACTGAGACGCGAGTTTCCACTTTTGCTGTGATGATGAACAGCTAGGAATACCTTACCTATGAAGTCAACAAGAATCCATTCATCATCTTCTTTCTCACTAAACTCTGGTTCTTGGTTGGAAGAAGTATTGACTTCACCCACAAACATTTTATTCAGTCTCTGGAACATTGTTAAGGCAAGATTGAGACTTTGGCGGGATGTCTTTACAGCTGAGATTTCAAAACACTGTCTTCAGTCAGCCTGATGGCACGACAGGAGAATAAAGTGCACGAGGTGCTTATTCAACTTAGGCGAGAGCAAGAAGAGTCGTTATCCCTAAAATAAGATAGGACAGGAAGGTTATTTCAACTCAGCATATATTCATACAACCTCTGTGTGTGGTTTCAAGAGCgtgtacccacacacacacacacatccctatAGACGAAAGCTCAAGGCCTTAGCCTGTAGCTACAGCTATTCTCTTCCTACAGGCGTCAAGCACAAGAAATGCAATAGCTTTTATTTATAAACCGTTACAAACTGAATACTCAAATGCAACCTGTAAAGCAATGTGAAATGAAAGGGAAGCAGGTGGTTCTTTTTCACATCTGTGCTTTTATAAGGAATAAATCTGACTCATGTACTTCCCGCTGAAATACTGCTTTTCTGTAAGAAGAAGAGCAAACACCAGAAATCAACGGTCTTGCCGTAGGACACTCAGCGGCCCAGGAGCTGCCGAAGGAAGCCTGCAACGGTACTGGGTGACCACCAGCTCTCCTTggctcattttctcttctgttctgttcttctaTGTGACTGTAAGCATACCTAATTCTATGTAAAAATCAGCAAGTACAGCATCATTTGACCTTCAAAACAAGTCCTGCGCTGGCACCAAGAAATCTAAACCGAAGCGGACTGAGGAGGACAGCCACGAGCCCCGAAACCATTCCCCGTGTGGTGGCGAGAAGCAAGGTGTTGCAGTCAGCACACCTGCTCCAAACGCTGGCTCTGCTGCTTACGCTCCGCGCAAGTTGGAAGTTCTACTACTGTCGCTGGCTATAGTTCACCTCAGAGAGTTCTGgtgagttctttctttctttcttttctttctgtcttttttaagggagagcacatgtgagcaggggagcagggaggggcagagggaggagagagaatctttaagcaggttccatgctaagcccaatgtggggctcgatttcatgaccctgagatcatgacctaagccgaaattaAGAGTAGAACGTTCAACCAACtcagcccccaggcgccccatggtgaGTTCTAAGTGAGGGACTCCAGCCTTGTCTGATCTCATTCCAGAATTCCAGATTTATATAACCATTTCTGCCTGGTTACCTGATGGCCATATCAAACCTAACACATACCAAGAGCACTTTTAATACCCCCCTTCCCCCACGCAAACGTACATACATGTCCTCCTTCCCTTCTGAGCAAGGGGCGGCAGCAGCCAGCAGTGACCAGGCCAACAACCCAGCAGCGGCTCCTTCTGCTCCCATCCAGCCTCTCAACCGAACTTTCACCAAGTCCTGCTGACTCCAGAGGCCCATGGGTGGGCCTTCAACCTGCCCACTTCTTGCCATTTGTCATCCTAGTTGAAGCCGATCTGCTGTCCCTCTGGACTTTGCCAATCACTACGTCCCTGATGGTCTCCCTGACCCTACTCTTGTGAAATGGGATAACGCAGGAAACCTACTTAGCAAGGTACTTGGCACAAAGTTCTCAGTCAATGTCAACTATtcttctacaaatatttactgagtacctattatgCATCAGGCAGAGTGC
This genomic window from Ursus arctos isolate Adak ecotype North America unplaced genomic scaffold, UrsArc2.0 scaffold_6, whole genome shotgun sequence contains:
- the TP53INP1 gene encoding tumor protein p53-inducible nuclear protein 1 isoform X3; this encodes MFQRLNKMFVGEVNTSSNQEPEFSEKEDDEWILVDFIGACAGFSAAEAKAEAISEESRAEHPSVFSCLPASLECLADTSDSCLLQFESCPMEESWFITPPPCFTAGGLTTLKVETSPMENLLIEHPSMSVYAVHNSCPVVGEASCGADECADPSSPRARKSCL